The window CGTCAAGGCATGGGCGGAGGCGAAGACCTCGCAATTGCTCGCATGGGATTTCAATACCCTCGGGGCGTGGTATGATGAAGGGATGGTGTTCGGAAAGGGTGACAGGCTCGCACGCACGCCTATTTTGAACATAGCGGCCGATTATGCCCGCAAACACATCGAGGCAGGCGGCGGAAAAAAGAGCGCCTGGGAGATGGGCGTGTTTCCGGATGTCTTCAGCCCAGACTTTGAAACATTTGCCCGCGAACGAGCACATAAGGTCTGCACCCCGCAGGCACAGGATTCCAATATACTGGGATGGTTTATCGACAATGAACTACGATGGGGACCCGACTGGCGCAGCCAGGATGAGCTGCTGGTGACTTTTCTGAACAGCTCGAAGGAGGCTCCAGGCCGGCATGCTGCCATCGGTATGCTGCAAAAGCGCTACAAGGACATTGTCGCATTTAACGAAGTATGGAAAACCGGGGCGGCTTCTTGGGCGGAGTTGGTGCAGGGCGGAGAGATCAAGAGCCCGTTTCCGCACAGGGAGAAGTCTAAACAGAACGAGGAGATCGAGCGGGTGGGGGATGACTCGGCTGGGAGACGTAAATTGTATGTGGCAGATTGCGACGCGTTTCTTGGTCTGCTGGCTGAGCAGTATTTTGCCGTGACGCAAAAAGCGGTGAGAGAGGCTGCGCCCCATCACATGGTGTTTGGGTGCCGTTTTGCCTATACTCCGGCAAAGCCCGTACTCGAGGCTGCCGCCCGCCATGTGGATGTGATTTCCTTCAACTCCTACTCCACGGATCCCTCGGGGATCACGGAAAACTATGCAACATATGGCCGCCCGCTGATAGTCGGCGAGTTTGCCTTTCGAGCGGAGGATTCCGGACTGCCCAATACCAAGGGCGCCGGCCCGAAAGTGGCCAATCAAAAGGAACGTGCGGCAGCTTATGAAAAGTATGTGCGCGCGCTCGTATCGAATCCCTCGGTCGTCGGTTATCATTGGTTCAAGCATGTCGATGAGCCTGCCGAGGGGCGGTTTGATGGAGAGAATTCCAACTACGGTTTGCTGAAAATCAACGATGAACCCTATGAAGGATTCGTTGAAAAGGTGAAGGAGTGCAACGGCAAGGCCGATACCTGGCATGCGAACGCGCCTGTGACCGGGCGAAAGTAGCTGGCCTTTCCCGGTGCTGCATTGAGGGATGCCGTAGGTTTACGGGGGGTGATTGCTCAATGGTTTGAGCTGGGTGTGCGTTTGCATATTGTGTGGAGACGTCCAAAGTGGACAGCAGGTTTTTCCGTCGTTCCCAAATTCCCCAAGATATGAAATCTCCTCTTTTCGCCCGTTGCCTGTCGGCGGCGTTTCTTTCGCTAGGAACCCTCGGTATCACCACATTATGTCCGGCCCAGGCTGACGCTCCGAAAATCACCACGACATACGTGATCCTGAAGCTGGATGATGTGACTAATGGTACGCCACAATGGAAACGAACTCTGGACTACCTGAAGAGCAAGAATATCAAGTCATCTGCCGGCATCATCTGCAACTCGCTGGAAAGTGGTAAGCAGGCTTATTACGACTGGCTCAAGGAAGTGCAACAGTCGGGGGTGGTGGAGTTCTGGCTCCATGGTTACGACCACAAGCAGTGGAAGGAAGAGGGCAAAGACGTCTGGGAATTCAGCGGACCGTCCTATGAACAGCAGAAGGAGCACATTGCGAAAAGCCAGCAGCTTGCCAGGCAAATCCTCGGTGCGCCTTTTGCCGCGTTTGGTGCGCCTTTTAACAAGACGGACGAGGCAACGGTGAAGGCTTTGGCCGAGGACCCAGACATCAAGATCGTACTCTATGGGAATACCAAGGACGCCGCAGCGCTGCCGGGCAAGCTGATCCTGGATCGCACGGAGATGAACATTGAGGCTCCGCTTTTTCTCCCCAATTCCCAGAAGGTGAAGCACGACTACGAGGTGATGGCTGGTACGCGTGATTGTTTCGTGATCCAGGGGCATCCGAATCAATGGACAGATGAGCGGTTTGCCGAGTTTCAGAAACTGGTGGAGTACCTGCAATCGCAGGGAGTCGTCTTCACGACGCCGACCGAATATCTCAAAACCCGCGATCCTGGTTCGCTCAAGGTGACGGTCGTAAATACGAAGGCAGTGGCTCCGCAGGCAGCCGCACCGATCGCAACCGAGCCACCGCCTCTCTCGGAGAATCTCCTGGCGAATGGAGACTTTGAGAGTGGCTCCCGGGGATGGTCTCTTTACGATCCGGAAAAGTCCTCATCCGCGGGCTGCCAGTTTCAGGTGGTGGCGGATAACCCGCACGAGGGCAGTGGCACGATGGAACTCTCGTCGGCGGCGAATTCGCGCTATGCGGTGCTTCAGTACCTCAAGGGCGCTAATTTTATCGAAGGCCAAAAATATCGCGTTTCAGCCTGGGTGCGGGCCGGGGAGGATTTCGTAGCCGCATCAGGCACTCCGGGATTCCTGCTGCGGGTATCGATGTTTGGGCCAAACTTTAGCAACAGCGGAATGTACTTTCTGGGTTTCAATGGGATGGGGGGTGACAGTCCCTCGGTCCTGGCTGGACAGGAGGTGCCTCGGACATGGACCAAAGTCGAAGGTGTGTTCGAGATGGCTGCCGGTGTCGAAAAGGTTAATGTCTGTCTGTTGGTTGATCGCGGGGTGGGGCACGTGTACGTCGACGACGTCTCCATTGAACGCGTGGAGGACGCCACTCCTGTCGGTGCCGTAGCCACAACGAAATAGCAGGCCGCCGCGATGTCCGGCAAGCGGTGCATTGAGCGATTCAACAGATTGATCGGGAGGGTTCTTGAGGGCTTCCGGTGAGTCACATAGGATCAGATGATCCCCTCCCAATCATGAACGATTCCTGGATTCCGGCAAATGAGGCGGGAAGGGCAAAAGCGATGGATCAGGCTTTGGTGACAACTGACGAGCTTCCAACCATGCTGACACGCCTGGACCGGCGGGGTCGGCGATCTCTTCGAGGATTTTCCCTCCTGGAGATGCTGGCTGCAAGTGCTGTGTTCCTTTTGCTAATCGGCCTGGTCCTGAAGATGACGCAGGCGACGGCGGACTCATGGTCCAGTTCGACAGGCAAGACCGAGGGGTTTCGCGATGCTCGTGCGGCCTTTGCCACGATCACCAAGGCAGTCAGCCAGGCCACGCTCAATCCCTATTTTGACTACGCCGATGCGGGCGGAAATTTCCGAGATCAGGTTTCCTCGGCGAGCTTCACGCCAACACAATATATTCGTCGGTCGGATCTCCAGTTCATCACAGGAAAGAGTCTCGTCGACGCCGGAGTGCAGAATCCTGTTTCGCATGCGATCTTCTTTCTGGCTCCGCTGGGGTATTCCCTTGAGGCGAATTATCGCAACATGGATGGCTTCCTTAACGCCTGTGGATTCTATGTGTTTTATGGGGAGGACCCCGCCATGCCCGCCCGCCTTTCCGGCGCGATCCCAGCTTCGCGAAACCGATTCCGGCTCATGCAGTTTTTGCAGCCCACGGAGAATCTCTCGATCTACGACGTCTCGGTGACTGGGGGATCTGCCAACTGGCGAAATACGAAGTGGTTCGGCAGCGCTCTCGCCAGAAACTCCGCTCCCGTCTCCCAACTGGCGGAGAATGTGGTGGCGCTGGTGATCCGCCCCAAGGCATCTGATGCAGACGAGGCAAAAGCGACCGCCACACTTGCCCCGGATTACGAATACGACAGCCGGGACCCTGCATCGGCAGAGAGCGTGAATCAACTGCCGCCCGTGGTTGAGATTGTAATGGTGGTGATAGACGATACATCCGCGCAGCGGCTCGGGAATGAAACGACGCCCCCCAATCTCGGGTTGAACAACCTCTTTCAGGATGCTTCCAGGCTCGATGCCGATCTTTCCGAACTGGAGAAAAACCTTGGCGCAATCAATGGCAACGCGGCGGGGAACAAGATTCCGCTCAGATACCAGATATTCCGTACGGAAGTTGCGTTGCGGAGTGCAAAATGGAGTAGTCAATGACCCTGCAAACCGGCATTCGAGACTTCCGAAACATGGACTTCAGAGAGGTGCCTCGCCCATCTCCAGGGGGCTTTTCTCTTGTCGAACTCCTTATTGTGATTGCCATCATGGGAATACTGACAGCCCTGGTCATGCCCGCGGTGTCCAGTATCTCCCGCGGTTACGGATTGACGACGGCAGGGCACGCCGTGATGAACAACCTCGTGCAGGCTCGTCAGGCCGCGTTGACCAGGGGATACCCGGTGCAGGTGCGAATCTACAAACTGCCCCCTTATAGTCAGCCGAATACGGCGACTCCGGAGACATATCGCGCGATGCAGGCCTTCATCGAGAGCGACCCGATCGTAACCAACGGAACGACATCGGTCACAGTCACTCCGCTTTCGCGTCCCGTCTTTTTCAATGCACCAGTTGAGATCCTAAATGATACAAAAAGCTCGCCGATCCTTGGTCTGGCTTACGAGTCGGCTCCGCAGGAAGTGCTCCCGGGTTATGGCAAGAACTACGGTTATGTCTCATTTCGCTTTAAGCCGAGCGGGCAATCAGACCTGCCAGCCGATGCTGCGGGATTGACTCTCGTGCTCGGCCCGAGCAGCAACGGCGGTGCTCTGCCCGGGAACTTTCGGGCCATTGAGATCGATACGATCACCGGAGCGGTGAGAGATTATTCGCCATAGGGTGCATCCGGCTGAAGGGAACTGCGCTGGCTCGCTCTCGATCTGTCAACAGTTTGAACTCAGGTCGCCTTGCGGGACCATGACTTAATTAAGAGAGTTCGTTCGTTCCTAAAAGCTAACACCCCACCATGATAAAAGAATCCCTCTCCTCTCGCTCCGCGAGGCATTTGGTTTATGCGCTAGCCGGCGCTGCTTCACTCGCGGTTCATTCAGCAGCGGCAGCAACCTATTCCTGGGTTCCCTCGACGGGTGGAAACTGGGATCTGACTACTGCCAACTGGA of the Terrimicrobium sacchariphilum genome contains:
- the vccC gene encoding Verru_Chthon cassette protein C; this encodes MLTRLDRRGRRSLRGFSLLEMLAASAVFLLLIGLVLKMTQATADSWSSSTGKTEGFRDARAAFATITKAVSQATLNPYFDYADAGGNFRDQVSSASFTPTQYIRRSDLQFITGKSLVDAGVQNPVSHAIFFLAPLGYSLEANYRNMDGFLNACGFYVFYGEDPAMPARLSGAIPASRNRFRLMQFLQPTENLSIYDVSVTGGSANWRNTKWFGSALARNSAPVSQLAENVVALVIRPKASDADEAKATATLAPDYEYDSRDPASAESVNQLPPVVEIVMVVIDDTSAQRLGNETTPPNLGLNNLFQDASRLDADLSELEKNLGAINGNAAGNKIPLRYQIFRTEVALRSAKWSSQ
- a CDS encoding DUF2334 domain-containing protein; protein product: MKSPLFARCLSAAFLSLGTLGITTLCPAQADAPKITTTYVILKLDDVTNGTPQWKRTLDYLKSKNIKSSAGIICNSLESGKQAYYDWLKEVQQSGVVEFWLHGYDHKQWKEEGKDVWEFSGPSYEQQKEHIAKSQQLARQILGAPFAAFGAPFNKTDEATVKALAEDPDIKIVLYGNTKDAAALPGKLILDRTEMNIEAPLFLPNSQKVKHDYEVMAGTRDCFVIQGHPNQWTDERFAEFQKLVEYLQSQGVVFTTPTEYLKTRDPGSLKVTVVNTKAVAPQAAAPIATEPPPLSENLLANGDFESGSRGWSLYDPEKSSSAGCQFQVVADNPHEGSGTMELSSAANSRYAVLQYLKGANFIEGQKYRVSAWVRAGEDFVAASGTPGFLLRVSMFGPNFSNSGMYFLGFNGMGGDSPSVLAGQEVPRTWTKVEGVFEMAAGVEKVNVCLLVDRGVGHVYVDDVSIERVEDATPVGAVATTK
- the vccD gene encoding Verru_Chthon cassette protein D, coding for MDFREVPRPSPGGFSLVELLIVIAIMGILTALVMPAVSSISRGYGLTTAGHAVMNNLVQARQAALTRGYPVQVRIYKLPPYSQPNTATPETYRAMQAFIESDPIVTNGTTSVTVTPLSRPVFFNAPVEILNDTKSSPILGLAYESAPQEVLPGYGKNYGYVSFRFKPSGQSDLPADAAGLTLVLGPSSNGGALPGNFRAIEIDTITGAVRDYSP